In Rutidosis leptorrhynchoides isolate AG116_Rl617_1_P2 chromosome 2, CSIRO_AGI_Rlap_v1, whole genome shotgun sequence, one genomic interval encodes:
- the LOC139891654 gene encoding uncharacterized protein has protein sequence MGSLQEKLNRFKKQQVECQSTLTDVASSKTSNKMTTTNFTPRVVSASTITKTPVPVVKFSKDTERLQHINYVRNSPVGAQIKRVIDLLFESRKSLTAEQINEACYVDVKCNKAVFESLAKNPKVNYDGKCFSYKSKHNVRDQEELLRLITTFPEGIAYADLKDAYPTVMDDLKALTSERKIWLLSNLDSHEEIAYPNDPKLSIKVDDELKQLFRAIELPRDMLDIERDLQKNGMKPATNTARRRVMAQNGNVSSKPKQKKKKKTEISKRTKLTNAHLLELFENLTG, from the exons ATGGGATCGCTGCAAGAGAAGTTGAATAGGTTTAAGAAGCAGCAAGTGGAATGCCAGTCGACTCTTACGGACGTTGCAAGTTCGAAAACAAGTAATAAGATGACAACAACAAATTTTACTCCTAGAGTTGTTTCTGCTAGCACCATAACCAAAACGCCTGTTCCTGTGGTTAAGTTTTCTAAAGATACGGAGAGGTTGCAACATATTAATTATGTAAGGAATAGTCCTGTTGGAGCTCAGATCAAACGAGTTATTGATCTACTGTTTGAG TCAAGGAAATCCCTTACAGCTGAGCAAATAAATGAAGCTTGCTATGTTGATGTCAAATGCAACAAGGCTGTGTTCGAGAGTTTAGCAAAGAATCCAAAAGTGAATTACGACGGAAAGTGCTTCTCTTACAAG TCGAAACATAACGTCAGAGACCAGGAAGAACTTTTACGTTTAATAACGACATTTCCCGAGGGTATTGCTTATGCTGATCTTAAGGATGCCTACCCAACTGTCATGGATGATTTAAAG GCTCTGACATCTGAGCGAAAGATCTGGCTTCTGTCAAATTTGGACTCTCATGAAGAAATAGCGTACCCAAATGATCCTAAACTCTCTATCAAGGTTGATGATGAATTGAAACAACTATTTAGGGCAATTGAATTGCCACGAGACATGTTGGATATTGAGCGGGACCTACAAAAGAACGGTATGAAGCCCGCCACAAACACTGCTAGAAGGAGAGTTATGGCTCAGAACGGTAATGTATCAAGTAAACCAaaacagaagaaaaagaagaaaaccgAGATCAGTAAAAGGACAAAGCTCACTAATGCTCATCTTCTGGAACTTTTTGAAAATCTTACTGGCTAA